Proteins encoded within one genomic window of Aspergillus nidulans FGSC A4 chromosome VII:
- a CDS encoding sulfite reductase subunit alpha (transcript_id=CADANIAT00008398) yields MGSSSPALSTLAGPTYVTAQTLIQQVAYALSDKVFSYSPDSFDLDAAIREWALKQELNANGEAPAVQAMETRQGAGNIALGYLFSQDFDLKKRHVPQGIVASSATLPYMRAALEQLSLLYSVASPVAAHVAAVDYAGEDGLVSDYVSALSLAEELGLGLVSSASAHESQHMALLTTLLASVLPSIHIYDGVRVGRDNTRVIDVLDQAGLGRVYETVRKTLDDQRSRHLDSQGKLLELIRSLNGELGTDYGAFEYHGHAEPTSVLVAFGTIEASLTAQVARSLAKDGVRVGVVNVRVYRPFVEEEFLRVLPKSVKTVGVLGQVANEQAVQEPGVRSTLYEDVLAAVTFATDREQAPSCIDIKYARSQRWDLINIAASFQLVSDKPIVQVDSTVEPLQLLDPATVQEFTFWDVDTSAAVDVATIISQTLAADSASNITTSKAFDNLIQGGVVRVDIRKSSKTLDAPYPVNAADTAYIGNVKLLSELDILSSVKNNGKVLLNVAGIKGDELEKKLPAAFKQAIAERGIGLHRFDASVIEEPALEPLALQVAFLHVALPAIEESAVKKLAAISGNADSLDKVSKDLEKTLLQAEIPESWKSPEEGAEVAQLVKDLKPNSFVPFDKDESEPATFLKDWQTVAKGLAFKEAYGAQNALRPDLPTKTFTVHVKENRRLTPVTYDRNIFHIEFDLGDSGLTYDIGEALGVHCENDPEDVLEFIKFYGLNADDVVEVPSREDPTVLENRTVYQALMQNVDIFGRPPKRFYEALAEFASDEKEKKDLLTLGGPEGAVEFKRRAEVDTVTYADILLEYPSAHPDFHDLVRIVSPLKRREYSIASCQKVTPNIVALMIVVVNWVDPRGRDRFGISTRYLSRLQPGTPVTVSVKSSVMKLPPKSTQPIIMAGLGTGLAPFRAFVQHRALEKAQGKEIGSVLLYMGSRHQREEYCYGEEWEAYQEAGVITLLGCAFSRDQPQKIYIQDRMRETIPEIVQAYIREEGSFYLCGPTWPVPDVTAVLEEAIAIEAKNTGKKIEPRKEIEKLKDEERYVLEVY; encoded by the coding sequence ATgggctcttcttcaccggcGCTTTCGACCCTCGCCGGTCCTACATATGTGACCGCCCAGACCCTAATTCAGCAGGTCGCTTACGCCCTCAGCGATAAGGTCTTCTCCTACTCACCGGATTCGTTCGACTTGGACGCTGCCATCCGCGAATGGGCCTTGAAGCAGGAGCTCAATGCTAATGGCGAGGCTCCGGCCGTCCAGGCCATGGAGACTCGTCAGGGTGCCGGAAACATCGCTCTCGGAtacctcttctcccaagaCTTCGACCTGAAGAAGCGCCATGTTCCTCAGGGTATTGTCGCCTCCTCCGCGACTTTGCCGTACATGCGCGCGGCCCTGGAGCAGCTTTCTTTGCTATACTCTGTCGCTAGCCCCGTTGCTGCACACGTCGCTGCGGTTGACTACGCCGGAGAGGATGGACTGGTCTCTGACTACGTTTCTGCGCTGTCTCTCGCCGAGGAGCTTGGTCTCGGTCTCGTGTCGAGCGCGTCTGCCCATGAATCTCAGCACATGGCCCTTCTTACTACATTGCTCGCCTCTGTTCTGCCCTCCATCCACATCTACGACGGTGTCCGCGTGGGCCGTGACAACACTCGCGTCATTGACGTCCTTGATCAGGCTGGTCTCGGCCGCGTCTACGAGACCGTTCGCAAGACGCTGGACGACCAGCGCAGCCGCCACCTTGATAGCCAGGGCAAATTGCTTGAGCTGATTCGCTCCTTGAACGGAGAGCTAGGAACCGACTATGGTGCTTTCGAGTACCACGGTCATGCCGAACCCACGTCCGTTTTGGTTGCTTTCGGTACCATTGAGGCCTCTCTTACTGCTCAGGTTGCTCGTTCTTTGGCCAAGGACGGTGTCCGTGTCGGTGTTGTTAATGTTCGCGTTTACCGTCCcttcgtcgaggaggagTTCTTGAGGGTCCTTCCTAAGTCTGTGAAGACTGTTGGCGTCCTCGGCCAGGTCGCCAACGAACAGGCTGTGCAAGAGCCAGGCGTCCGTTCCACTCTTTACGAGGACGTTCTTGCGGCCGTTACATTTGCCACCGACCGCGAGCAGGCGCCTTCTTGCATCGACATCAAGTACGCTCGTTCTCAGCGCTGGGACTTGATCAACATTGCCGCTTCCTTCCAGCTTGTGTCAGACAAGCCTATTGTGCAGGTGGACAGCACTGTTgagcctcttcagctcttggACCCTGCGACTGTCCAGGAGTTCACATTCTGGGATGTTGACACTTCCGCCGCTGTCGACGTCGCCACCATTATCTCACAGACCTTAGCCGCTGATTCGGCGAGCAACATCACCACCAGCAAGGCGTTTGACAACCTGATTCAGGGAGGTGTTGTTCGTGTGGACATTCGCAAGAGCTCAAAGACTTTGGATGCTCCATACCCGGTCAATGCAGCTGACACTGCATACATCGGTAACGTTAAGTTGCTTAGCGAACTCGATATTCTCTCTTCAGTCAAGAACAACGGCAAGGTCCTTTTGAACGTTGCCGGTATTAAGGGtgacgagctggagaagaagctcccTGCCGCCTTCAAGCAGGCCATTGCGGAGCGCGGAATTGGTCTTCACCGCTTTGATGCGTCTGTTATCGAGGAACCTGCTCTTGAGCCCCTGGCTTTGCAGGTCGCTTTCTTGCACGTGGCTCTCCCTGCCATTGAGGAGTCTGCTGTCAAGAAGCTCGCTGCCATCTCCGGCAATGCCGATTCTCTGGACAAGGTCAGcaaggatctggagaagaccctcCTACAAGCCGAAATCCCCGAGTCATGGAAGTCCCCTGAGGAGGGTGCTGAGGTAGCTCAACTCGTCAAGGACTTGAAGCCTAACAGCTTTGTACCTTTCGACAAGGACGAGAGTGAGCCTGCTACTTTCCTCAAGGACTGGCAAACTGTTGCAAAGGGTCTGGCGTTCAAGGAAGCCTATGGTGCGCAGAATGCACTTCGCCCTGACTTACCTACGAAGACCTTTACTGTTCACGTCAAGGAGAACCGCCGCCTCACCCCTGTTACTTATGATCGTAACATCTTCCACATCGAGTTCGACCTGGGTGACTCTGGCCTCACCTACGACATCGGTGAAGCCCTGGGCGTGCACTGCGAGAACGACCCCGAGGACGTTTTGGAATTCATTAAGTTCTACGGTCTTAACGCCGACGATGTCGTCGAGGTTCCTAGCCGTGAAGATCCCACCGTTCTCGAGAACCGCACTGTCTACCAGGCTCTTATGCAGAACGTCGACATCTTCGGTCGTCCTCCTAAGCGATTCTACGAGGCGCTCGCTGAGTTTGCCtccgacgagaaggagaagaaggacctCCTCACCCTTGGTGGCCCCGAAGGAGCGGTCGAATTCAAGCGGCGTGCCGAAGTCGACACCGTCACCTACGCTGACATTCTGCTCGAGTACCCCTCCGCCCACCCTGACTTCCACGACCTCGTCCGCATCGTCTCCCCATTGAAGCGCCGCGAGTACTCCATTGCCTCATGCCAAAAGGTCACGCCTAATATCGTCGCCCTCATGATTGTCGTCGTCAACTGGGTGGACCCCCGCGGTCGCGACCGCTTCGGTATTTCCACCCGCTATCTTAGCCGCCTCCAGCCCGGCACCCCGGTCACTGTCAGCGTCAAATCCAGCGTCATGAAGCTTCCCCCCAAGTCCACCCAGCCCATCATCATGGCTGGTCTGGGTACCGGTCTTGCTCCCTTCCGCGCTTTCGTGCAGCACCGCGCTCTCGAGAAGGCGCAGGGCAAGGAAATCGGCTCCGTTCTGCTCTACATGGGCTCGCGCCACCAGCGTGAGGAATACTGCTATGGtgaggaatgggaggcttACCAGGAAGCTGGCGTTATTACTCTTCTCGGTTGTGCTTTCTCCCGTGACCAGCCGCAGAAGATCTACATCCAGGACCGCATGCGCGAGACCATACCAGAGATCGTGCAGGCTTACATCCGCGAGGAGGGATCCTTCTACCTCTGCGGCCCTACTTGGCCCGTTCCGGATGTTACGGCTGTGCTTGAGGAGGCTATTGCCATTGAAGCCAAGAACACTGGCAAAAAGATTGAGCCTcggaaggagattgagaagttgaaggatgaggagagatATGTGCTTGAGGTTTATTAG